In Streptantibioticus cattleyicolor NRRL 8057 = DSM 46488, a genomic segment contains:
- a CDS encoding pirin family protein, translating to MPAVTVENPLTLPRVTAAADAAGRPVLAVTTAPSGFEGEGFPVRRAFAGIDHQHLDPFIMMDQMGEVDYAAGEPRGTPWHPHRGFETVTYLIDGTFVHQDSHGGGGVITDGDTQWMTAGSGLLHIEAPPEELVVSGGLFHGLQLWVNLPRKDKMIAPKYQDIRGGTVKLLASEDGGALIRLIAGDLGGHAGPGATHTPITMTHVSVSPGARVTLPWRPEFNALAYGLAGHGSAGEEGRPFRMGQAVVFGAGDSVTIRADRTQESRTANFEVVLLGGLPIREPVFHYGPFVMNSHAELAQAFEDFRAGRLGTVPAGH from the coding sequence ATGCCCGCCGTGACCGTAGAAAATCCGTTGACCCTGCCGCGTGTGACGGCCGCCGCCGACGCGGCCGGCCGTCCGGTGCTCGCCGTGACGACCGCCCCGTCCGGCTTCGAGGGCGAGGGCTTCCCCGTGCGCCGTGCCTTCGCCGGCATCGACCACCAGCACCTCGACCCGTTCATCATGATGGACCAGATGGGCGAGGTGGACTACGCGGCCGGGGAGCCGCGCGGCACCCCGTGGCACCCGCACCGCGGCTTCGAGACCGTGACGTACCTGATCGACGGCACCTTCGTCCACCAGGACTCGCACGGCGGCGGCGGCGTCATCACCGACGGCGACACCCAGTGGATGACGGCGGGGTCGGGCCTGCTGCACATCGAGGCGCCCCCGGAGGAGCTGGTCGTCAGCGGCGGCCTCTTCCACGGGCTCCAGCTGTGGGTCAACCTGCCGCGCAAGGACAAGATGATCGCCCCGAAGTACCAGGACATCCGCGGCGGCACCGTCAAGCTGCTGGCCTCCGAGGACGGCGGCGCGCTGATCCGGCTGATCGCCGGCGACCTCGGCGGCCACGCCGGGCCGGGGGCGACGCACACCCCGATCACCATGACCCACGTCTCCGTCAGCCCCGGCGCCCGGGTGACCCTGCCCTGGCGGCCGGAGTTCAACGCCCTGGCCTACGGGCTCGCCGGGCACGGTTCGGCCGGCGAGGAGGGGCGCCCCTTCCGGATGGGGCAGGCGGTCGTCTTCGGGGCGGGCGACTCGGTCACCATCCGGGCCGACCGGACCCAGGAGTCGCGGACGGCCAACTTCGAGGTGGTCCTGCTCGGCGGGCTGCCGATCCGGGAACCGGTCTTCCACTACGGCCCGTTCGTGATGAACTCGCACGCCGAACTGGCCCAGGCCTTCGAGGACTTCAGGGCCGGACGGCTGGGCACGGTACCGGCCGGCCACTGA
- a CDS encoding SseB family protein, translating to MYGYDQTAATGGAPPAGTPGAYGAQPPLYPEPSPPSLGDAVRAFTTGAMSPEDFQTIFHNSKVYCPRGDNPGFLALHNTQQPVIPMFTSLKELRAYAGKESKYFVITGAEVLDLLPTGYGFVLDMEGDHRMVFDAKAVEEMVEFAMRRMYG from the coding sequence GTGTACGGCTACGACCAGACCGCTGCCACGGGTGGCGCGCCGCCCGCCGGAACGCCCGGAGCCTACGGTGCGCAGCCGCCGCTCTATCCCGAGCCCTCGCCGCCCTCGCTGGGGGACGCGGTGCGCGCCTTCACCACCGGTGCCATGTCGCCGGAGGACTTCCAGACGATCTTCCACAACTCCAAGGTCTACTGCCCGCGCGGCGACAACCCGGGCTTCCTCGCGCTGCACAACACCCAGCAGCCGGTGATCCCGATGTTCACCTCCCTCAAGGAGCTGCGCGCCTACGCCGGCAAGGAGTCCAAGTACTTCGTGATCACCGGCGCCGAGGTGCTCGACCTGCTCCCCACCGGCTACGGCTTCGTCCTCGACATGGAGGGCGACCACCGGATGGTCTTCGACGCCAAGGCGGTCGAGGAGATGGTGGAGTTCGCCATGCGCCGCATGTACGGCTGA
- a CDS encoding acyl-CoA dehydrogenase, giving the protein MGHYKANLRDIEFNLFEVLGRDTIYGTGPFAEMDVDTAKSVLAEIARLAENELAASYADADRNPPVFDPETNTAPVPESFKKSFAAYMDAEWWRLGIPEEIGGTTTPRSLLWGFAETILGANPAVWMYASGPAFAGVLYEEGTEEQHKIAQRMTDKLWGSTMVLTEPDAGSDVGAGRTKAVQQPDGSWHIEGVKRFITSGEHDMAENIIHFVLARPEGAGPGTKGLSLFIVPKYDFDWETGELGERNGVYATNVEHKMGLKASNTCEMTFGANHPAKGWLLGEKHDGIRQMFKIIEFARMMVGTKAIATLSTGYLNALEYAKERVQGADLAQFSDKTAPRVTITHHPDVRRSLMTQKAYAEGMRSLVLYTAAVQDDILLKEAAGEDASAAHALNDLLLPIVKGYGSEKSYEQLAQSLQTLGGSGYLQEYPIEQYIRDAKIDTLYEGTTAIQGQDFFFRKIVRNQGAALTVLSEEIKKFLADATGGEELAGAREKLAKAAVELEAIVGAMLTDLAATEQDVKAIYKVGQNTTRLLLASGDVVVGYLLLRGAAVAAEKLATASEKDKAFYLGKIAAAKFFADNVLPGVSLQRRLAQAVTNELMELPEESF; this is encoded by the coding sequence ATGGGTCACTACAAGGCGAACCTGCGCGACATCGAGTTCAACCTGTTCGAGGTGCTCGGGCGCGACACGATCTACGGCACCGGCCCGTTCGCCGAGATGGACGTGGACACCGCGAAGAGCGTCCTCGCCGAGATCGCCCGGCTGGCCGAGAACGAGCTGGCCGCCTCGTACGCGGACGCCGACCGCAACCCGCCGGTGTTCGACCCGGAGACCAACACCGCGCCGGTCCCGGAGAGCTTCAAGAAGAGCTTCGCCGCCTACATGGACGCCGAGTGGTGGCGGCTGGGCATCCCGGAGGAGATCGGCGGCACCACGACGCCGCGCTCGCTGCTGTGGGGCTTCGCCGAAACGATCCTGGGCGCCAACCCGGCGGTGTGGATGTACGCCTCCGGCCCGGCCTTCGCCGGGGTCCTCTACGAGGAGGGCACCGAGGAGCAGCACAAGATCGCCCAGCGGATGACCGACAAGCTGTGGGGCTCCACCATGGTGCTCACCGAGCCGGACGCCGGCTCGGACGTGGGCGCCGGCCGCACCAAGGCGGTCCAGCAGCCCGACGGCTCCTGGCACATCGAGGGCGTGAAGCGCTTCATCACCTCCGGTGAGCACGACATGGCCGAGAACATCATCCACTTCGTGCTCGCCCGCCCCGAGGGCGCCGGCCCCGGCACCAAGGGGCTGAGCCTGTTCATCGTGCCCAAGTACGACTTCGACTGGGAGACCGGCGAACTCGGCGAGCGCAACGGCGTCTACGCCACCAACGTCGAGCACAAGATGGGCCTGAAGGCCTCCAACACCTGCGAGATGACCTTCGGCGCCAACCACCCGGCCAAGGGCTGGCTGCTGGGCGAGAAGCACGACGGCATCCGCCAGATGTTCAAGATCATCGAGTTCGCCCGGATGATGGTCGGCACCAAGGCCATCGCCACCCTGTCCACCGGCTACCTCAACGCGCTGGAGTACGCCAAGGAGCGGGTGCAGGGCGCCGACCTCGCCCAGTTCAGCGACAAGACCGCGCCGCGGGTGACCATCACCCACCACCCGGACGTGCGCCGCTCGCTGATGACCCAGAAGGCGTACGCCGAGGGCATGCGCTCGCTGGTCCTCTACACCGCCGCCGTGCAGGACGACATCCTGCTCAAGGAGGCGGCCGGCGAGGACGCCTCCGCCGCCCACGCCCTCAACGACCTGCTGCTGCCGATCGTCAAGGGCTACGGCTCGGAGAAGTCCTACGAGCAGCTCGCCCAGTCGCTGCAGACCCTGGGCGGCTCCGGGTACCTCCAGGAGTACCCGATCGAGCAGTACATCCGGGACGCCAAGATCGACACCCTCTACGAGGGCACCACCGCCATCCAGGGCCAGGACTTCTTCTTCCGGAAGATCGTCCGCAACCAGGGTGCCGCGCTCACCGTGCTGTCGGAGGAGATCAAGAAGTTCCTGGCCGACGCCACCGGCGGCGAGGAACTGGCCGGCGCCCGGGAGAAGCTGGCCAAGGCCGCCGTGGAGCTGGAGGCGATCGTCGGCGCCATGCTGACCGACCTGGCCGCCACCGAGCAGGACGTCAAGGCCATCTACAAGGTGGGCCAGAACACCACCCGGCTGCTGCTCGCCTCCGGTGACGTGGTCGTCGGCTACCTGCTGCTGCGCGGCGCCGCGGTGGCCGCGGAGAAGCTGGCCACCGCCTCCGAGAAGGACAAGGCGTTCTACCTGGGCAAGATCGCCGCCGCCAAGTTCTTCGCGGACAACGTGCTGCCGGGCGTGAGCCTCCAGCGCCGGCTCGCCCAGGCGGTCACCAACGAGCTGATGGAGCTGCCCGAAGAGTCGTTCTGA
- a CDS encoding M18 family aminopeptidase produces the protein MSDHPAAFDRGHTDDLMAFVTAAPTPYHAVAAVAARLEKAGFRQVAETDAWDGSTGGKYVLRGGAVVAWYVPQGAAPHTPFRIVGAHTDSPNLRVKPRPDTGAAGWRQVAVEIYGGPLLNSWLDRDLGLAGRLTLRDGTTRLVDVDRPLLRVPQLAIHLDRQVNDGLKLDRQRHTQPIWGLGEVTDGDLISFVAEEAGTSAAEVAGWDLMAHDVQPPAYLGRDRELLAAPRLDNLLSVHAATAALASLAGTDLPYIPVLAAFDHEENGSQADTGAEGPLLGNVLERSVHARGGSYEDRARAFAGTVCLSSDTGHAVHPNYPERHDPGHHPMPGAGPILKVNVNQRYATDGSGRAVFAAACERAGVAWQSFVSNNAMPCGTTIGPITAARLGISTVDIGVAILSMHSTRELCGADDPFLLAAALKAFLADGS, from the coding sequence ATGAGCGATCACCCCGCCGCGTTCGACCGAGGCCACACCGACGACCTGATGGCGTTCGTCACCGCCGCCCCCACCCCGTACCACGCGGTCGCCGCGGTGGCCGCGCGGCTGGAGAAGGCGGGCTTCCGGCAGGTGGCCGAGACCGACGCGTGGGACGGCTCGACGGGCGGGAAGTACGTGCTGCGCGGCGGCGCGGTGGTCGCCTGGTACGTGCCCCAGGGCGCGGCGCCGCACACCCCGTTCCGGATCGTCGGCGCCCACACCGACTCGCCCAACCTGCGGGTCAAGCCCCGGCCGGACACCGGCGCGGCCGGCTGGCGCCAGGTGGCCGTGGAGATCTACGGCGGCCCGCTGCTCAACTCCTGGCTCGACCGCGACCTCGGCCTGGCCGGCCGGCTCACGCTGCGCGACGGCACCACCCGGCTGGTCGACGTCGACCGGCCGCTGCTGCGCGTCCCGCAGCTCGCCATCCACCTCGACCGGCAGGTCAACGACGGCCTCAAGCTCGACCGGCAGCGCCACACGCAGCCGATCTGGGGGCTGGGCGAGGTGACCGACGGCGACCTGATCTCCTTCGTCGCCGAGGAGGCCGGGACGTCCGCCGCCGAGGTGGCCGGCTGGGACCTGATGGCCCACGACGTGCAGCCCCCCGCCTACCTGGGCCGGGACCGCGAACTGCTGGCCGCGCCCCGGCTGGACAACCTGCTGTCGGTGCACGCCGCCACCGCCGCCCTCGCCTCGCTGGCCGGCACCGACCTGCCGTACATCCCGGTGCTGGCCGCCTTCGACCACGAGGAGAACGGCAGCCAGGCCGACACCGGGGCGGAGGGCCCGCTGCTCGGCAACGTGCTGGAGCGCTCGGTGCACGCCCGCGGCGGCTCCTACGAGGACCGGGCCCGCGCCTTCGCCGGCACCGTGTGCCTCTCCTCCGACACCGGGCACGCCGTCCACCCCAACTACCCGGAGCGCCACGACCCCGGCCACCACCCGATGCCCGGCGCCGGCCCGATCCTCAAGGTCAACGTCAACCAGCGGTACGCCACGGACGGTTCGGGGCGGGCGGTCTTCGCCGCCGCGTGCGAACGGGCCGGGGTGGCGTGGCAGTCGTTCGTCTCCAACAACGCCATGCCGTGCGGCACCACGATCGGCCCGATCACCGCCGCCCGGCTCGGCATCAGCACGGTGGACATCGGGGTGGCCATCCTGTCGATGCACTCCACCCGCGAACTGTGCGGCGCCGACGACCCGTTCCTGCTCGCCGCCGCCCTCAAGGCGTTCCTCGCCGACGGCTCCTGA
- a CDS encoding DUF6458 family protein: MGIGGCIGLMAVGAILTFAVDWHVKGVNLALVGLIMMGVGAIGLAAYVSIFKRRRVQPPSPAAPVVDVEEHRF; the protein is encoded by the coding sequence ATGGGTATCGGTGGATGCATCGGTCTGATGGCGGTGGGGGCTATCCTCACCTTCGCCGTCGACTGGCACGTCAAGGGCGTCAACCTCGCCCTGGTCGGCCTCATCATGATGGGTGTCGGAGCGATCGGCCTCGCGGCCTACGTCAGCATCTTCAAGCGCCGCCGCGTCCAGCCGCCGAGCCCGGCGGCCCCGGTGGTGGACGTCGAGGAGCACCGGTTCTGA